GGTGATTGTAGTACTTGCACCCAAAGAAGGATGTATTTCTTGTATTAAGTTGATTTTGAAGCTCAAATTATCTCTTAAAAGCAAGATATGTGATGAAGTTGGCATTTTGTAGTGCTTGGAACTGAAGCTTGCCTCCACCAGTGGTTGATGGGTTTCACTCATTGTTTATCTCATGTGGCTAATACAACAGAACTAAAACTCCGTAAGTAAAAACTTTATTGTGTGGAGGGTGAAAATAACTGGATTCCACCAGCTTCTACTGGTGCAAAATTAttgctccttttttttttcccccctttcTATCAGGGATTGAATTTGGAGTGAAGGCAGCAGACGTAAATAGATAAATCTTTACTGTAGTACCTCCATTGTACTAGGTTTCATAGCCACCCCAAATCTGGTTGAAAGAGTAAATATGGTTTACTGGTTATAATGTTTTATCTGTACTCTGAATCTTAAGTCGCTATTTGTTTGGTTTACTtattaaatataaagaaaagaaaagatcatATACAATGGTAAATTCAGGTGGACCATGTTAGATGTTGTCAGTCCCAATGAATTAATACGCCATCGAGTTCCGCTTATGATTGATGGTCCTTATTGGAATCTCTCATTGGCAACATAGAGTGAGGCTAACTGTGCACAAGTTCTTGAGGGGATCAATAGACATCATTCTTTTTACGTTACAATGGTGTGGTTCCATAATGGTCTTGCTTGGAACTTCAGAGCGAAAAGCTTTTGCACTTATGCATGAGTTTCCACTGTAATACATTTTTAATGGCTCACTCATGGAAAGTTGGAAACAACTTTCAGTTTCCAACCACCATCCTCTTCATATCAACACTACTAGAGCATACCATGAGGTGAttatccttttctttctccttcccCTCTTAGAGTACAGATGTCTTAAACAGCACATAACATTGATATGCACTGGTTTCTCTTGACAAATTCTGCACTGTTTTTTAGGTCCTCATTTCATATAGGTTAAATTAATGATACTTGAGATCTTCCAAATTCATCAGACTATTTGAGACATTTCACTCAATTCTTTTGGCATCTAACCACTGCATTTGGTGCCCAATAAAACTTGTATTTAACTTCAAATATGAATTCTGACAAAGAAGGTTTTGCTTCCAGCTGGAGAAGGAGGCACACAATAAAGGTGTTCCGGCAGGACAATCAATTGACATAGATATTCCGCCTCCACGCCCCAAAAGGAAACCAAGCAATCCTTATCCTCGAAAGTCTTGTTCAGCTGCTCCTACATGGCCCACATCGCATGTGGCAGGAAAGGATGGAAAACTTTTATCATCAACATCATCTTCGCATTGTAAACAAGTAGTGGACTTGGAGAAAGAACCACTTGATGaggttattatttttattatatatttttatgatcCAAATACATTTCATGTTCTCGCGATTCCTGTAATAGTACTTAACTGCGACTTCTTTATCAGAGACCtaccaaagaagaaaatcgaagaaatggaaaagaaaatcaggATGAAAACTGCTCAGAAGTCTTAACTATGCTCCTAGAAGATCATTGttcctctgtttcttctgCAAACAAAAATTCCATACCCACACAGGTGGCACTAAGAAATGCTTGCACTTTTAGGGAGTTTGTGCCTTCCCTGAAAGAGGTAATAAGTCAAGATGTAACAAATGATTCTTATGTCACTACTGAACTTAATGGAAATcagaatttgaagaaaaatgatgCCAAAAAGATAGTTCAAGATAATGGTACAAGTGGAGCCTCAGAGTCACAGAACACTAATGCTTTTCATAAGAAGTTGGTTCAAGGTGAGAAAGCAGATGATTTGAATTGTGCATTGCCAACAGATGGGATGCAAGGAACTCAGACCTACCCGAGGAATGTTCCTGTACACGTACTGGATGGGAGCCTAGGAGCATGTAATCAAATTACTCCAGCAGATATGTCATTCGCGGATATTGCTTTTCATCCTATGGGCAAGGTTCATGGACAGCCTAACCTTTTTGCAAATCCAACTGCATCTACTACTACTGAACATGAAAGTAATGCATCAAGATCTTCTGTTCACCAATCATTTCCAGCTTTTCACCCTCCCTTCACCCCGTTACACCATGGTCAAAAGGATTACCAGTCATTTCTGCACATGTCCTCCACATTTTCAAGTCTTATTGTGTCTTCTCTGTTGCAAAACCCTGCAGCCCATGCTGCAGCTAGCTTTGCAGCCGCATTTTGGCCTTATGCAAATGCAGAAAATACAGAAGATTCTCCGGCATGCTCCCCTGGAGGTTTTCCATCTAGGCAAATGAACTCCCCTCCAAGTATGGCAGCAATTGCTGCTGCCACCGTAGCTGCTGCATCTGCATGGTGGGCATCCCATGGATTGCTTCCCTTGTGCGCTCCTGTTCAAACTGCTTTTAGCTGTCCTCCTGTGTCCATGACTGCGGTTCCATCAATGGATACTGGTGAAGCTCCTGCAGCCAAtatagagagaggagagaattCTCTTCAAATTCCTTCCTTGCAGGATCAACAAGTGGACCCAGAACACTTGGAAGCTGTGGAAGCTCAACATCCAGCTTCAAAATCACCAAGTATGTCATCATCACACTCTGATAATGGAGGTGCAGAACCTAATACTGTACTTAAAGCTACTGCTGATGAGAAGGTGGTAGCATCAACCGAAGAAGTTAATGATTCAAACAATGCAAAGAGCAGAAAACAGGTTTTCTTTGATATTGTTCAGTCCTCATAGGATGGACTACTAGTCCTGCTTTCATCACTCTGTacttttcttccattttcaataaaatcttgtttcttattttaaaataaataataaaaaacaggTTGACCGTTCTTCGTGTGGTTCCAACACACCTTCCAGCAGCGAAGTAGAGACAGATGCATTAGAGAAGCAAGAGAAGGGGAAGGAAGAACTGAAAGAACCTGATCTAAATCACCCAGCTTCTGACTCTACTTATCGTCGCAGTCGAAGTATCATCAACATTAGTGATCCATGGAAGGAGGTTTCCGAAGAGGTAGCCCAACATAGGGATTGATTTTGATAAATCTGTTTTTGGAATGAATTGTTATCTGATCATGTTAACTACCTTTGTTAGGGGCGTATGGCCTTTCAAGCACTATTCTCAAGGGAGGTATTGCCCCAAAGTTTTTCACCTCCCCCTAAGGACAAAGAGCATCAGACCACTACAGAAGGAAAGCAAAATGCTGAGGAGAAAGATGAAGATGCATCACTATTAGACCTAAACAAAAAGACATGGGTGCCATTTTCTTGCCAACTGGGAGTGGAGAAAAATGTGTCACCCGTAGGAGACAACAATGCAGAGGGGCTGCTGACAATAGGACTTTGCCAGGGAAAACTTAAGGCTCGTCGAACAGGATTCAAGCCTTACAAAAGGTGCTCGGTAGAGGCCAACGAGAACAGAGCAGCCAATGCCATCAGCCACTGTGAAGAGAAAGGTCCCAAGAGGTTACGCTTGGAAGGGGAAGCTCAAACTTGACATTTGGCATTGCATTGCAAATCAAAGGAAACCTTTGTTGTTGCATGCAATCTAATAGTTTCCCCctaatttatatattgttcCTTTGTGTTTCATTTCAAGTCCAGCAGATCAGAAACTTGCCTTGGTGTGTACCAGATATAATCTACATTTGTTCATTAACTATGTTGAACCCTTGGAACTGCGCTTGAAAGATTTCCTTAATTAGACTTTAGCTAAGAAATGTTTTAAGTATTTGATGGTCCTTGATATGCTAACGATTTTACTCTAAACGAACCTGCAGGTTGCACAGAAACCCCTGTTGTTCTTGCGAGTTCAACTTATGACACATTTTGTGATGCGATCAGAAGCTTTtgcatgcatgattttttattttttttttccttttcgaagcctaattattattttcttcttgtttgtaGGGCTTCAGCTCCCCTCGGTTATTATGAGCTAAGTTACATGGGGAAAAATGTTTCAAGTTCAACTGCCATTGTAAACAAAAggattaaaaaagaaaagataaaaaatagtaataaacaTGAAATTCGGCATTTACTGACCACCATCACCATCCATATTTACAGTTTTTCCCATATAAAGAATCGAGAAATTTATTTACAGGAACTCATGCAATAAGGGTGATCTTGTGTCCACAGTGCCTGCAGGCTATATTATATACGTTCCTATTTagctgatatatatatatatatatatgtatataatatatgtcaATGCTAATCATCATCACTCATGTAAATAAAGTGATGTCTCATTATCATCCCCCAAAAGTTCAAAACTGCTTGCTGATCTTACCGTGATTTACCCCATACCCGTAATATGCACACGAAAATGCCGGTTTTGTCAATGGCTGTACACGAAGGGTCATATTTACTTAGTCCGGGAGTCTGGAGATTGCACAGGAGCAGGCTGCCACTTGAGAAAGTTGATACGACGGGACTCCAAGTTTACAATGTACTGTTGGATTCGCTTCTTATTGGCAGGAGTCAATGAAAATGGTGGGTTAAGTGGCAGGGACGTTGCTTCTCCCGCAATAAAAGAAAGCAGAAGCATAGCCTTCGAGTACAATGCTTCTGCACTACCCTTGTTCTCCAAGTACTCGTCTACCTGGTACAAAGGCAAAATTTGTTTGGTCAGAGATTTTGTAATCTGCAAACAAGATTACAGACgtaacatgaaaaaaaaaaaattggaaaaaaagatGGAAGCACACAAGGAAGTTTACTTACAGCACCACGTGTTCCAACTACTAGTGCTTTTTGGAAAATAATTTCCATCGCGTCTGGCACTTCAGCAGCACCTGCAATATATATCACACATTAAGGAGCAAAAGTTCAAATGGAAAACTAGAAAGCATTATCACAGATAGTTTCTTGACAGCCTAACCATCCATATCTTGGATACGATAGGATAACTTCTCTGCCTGATCAAATGCACCAATAAAACCTTGCTCTGCCCACATTGAAACAGATGAAGGCCTGCTAAAATCTACACTTCCTGAGGCGTTTGGTGACAAACCAGCACCTCCCTGCACACGTGAGGATTCATTCGCTGAACTGCCTTCGGGTAGTTCCTTCGCTTCACTCCAAGTGCTGCAAATTTGAAGAGCTTTCTTCCATATGGCCAAAACAACCAGTTGAACTGAAAATGAGTCTAGAAACAGTCCTGCATTATCCTACAACCAAAAGTAACAATTACCTTGATAAATTCCAGAAAAAAGTCAAGAGCCGTTGTCTAATCATGCTAATATAATTAAGTGAATCCTTGTGAGGATTCTGTGTGCACTCATGTGCgtatgtttgtgtgtgtgtgtgtctgtgtgtgtgtgtgggtgagagagagagagagagagagagagagagttctgtacaaacaaaagaaaaatgaaaatacacTACTGTAAATAAAACatcatgatattttttttagaacaCAATAAAACATCATGATATTGAACTAACTAAATTATGTTTGGTGCAGGAGAACTGAGTGATGCACCTTTTCCTGAGACAGATCTGCAAGAACCTGAGCGTACTGATGTAACAGATGGAGCCTAGTAGAAGGATGCAGTATAGATAGTCCTTGCACTTCCAGTAACAGGATTGATTCACAAGATGTTGGTGATTTAGCTGATCCACAGGTTTGTGaactttccacaccaataGAACTAGTTGCCTGCTCCTCTGTTTTCTTTGCAACTGATATATCACGATCATTCTGCTTTGAACCACTGATAGAAGCTCTCGTAGTGGAATTAAGTTGCAGGGATGTTTCAAGGTAATAAGAGAAACTCTCCATTGACGCAAAATGAGGATTGACCATAACATAATCTTTCTCAATGGACTCCATTGAATCAGAAACTGGAGAGgcaaaccaaaataaatagttGAAACAAAGCACAAGCATTCAAAAGGAATTACAAATTGAAATACAAACCTCCAAGGTGATCCTGTATGTTTGGATCTTGATTAATAGATTTCCTCAGCCTATCACATGCAACATCTTGCACAAGCCCTTGAACACTCCTAGTGCTGGATGTACTGCCACAATCTTTTCTTTGTAACATTTTTCTGTTATGTGCAGATGGAAAATCTGAACTCAGATTTCTGCTAGATGAGTTTATGGGATGCTTGGAATTCAATTGCAACCTCTTATCGGAGACAGAAGAATTAGACTGTTCAACCATCGATTTAAGCGGTGGAAGTAGTGAAGTGTGTTCAACATTCCGAGGAGCTGATTCAGCTTGactgcatatatatatgagtatATAAATATCTATCATATCATACTTAACACATACCCAAATTGTACAAAATGTCAAATGTACCATAATCAATGAATAACACAGTTTGAAGgctgtggaatgctttacctAGCTTCTCTGAGAAACTTGTGATTGAAGAACTCCGTAAATGATAGTCGCTCAACTGCAAATTCAAGTTTTGACTTTTACATTGTAGTTTTGTGGAAGGGTTAACTAATTTCTTGATATTCACATGACAATATGAGTAAATTCTCACTCTTGAGCTGTGATTGTAAATTTTAAACACACACAAGCATAACACCAGAGACACCTTAATATAGCAATCATGACCTGGATTTTGACGTAACAGGCTTCTGCAAAGATCTACACAATCTGCATGCAATTCTTCCAAAGCACCTTGTGGAAACCGCAACCCAGTAGATGTCagaatattttgaaaaagctGTATATAGCAAAAATCATTAAAAGACACAAGATAATCCtttcaaatatttgcataataTTTCACACTACTAGTCCTTATTTGGGTAGAAAAAGTTAGGAAAATGCTAAATCTTTACaactgagaaaaaaaaaagttaagatTTCCACTGACCTGTAATTGACAATTCCCATCAAATGGCGGCTTCCCGGTCACCAGCTGAAACAATATTGCTCCAACACTCCATAAATCAGCCTGCAAAGACTATAATGTTAAATTAAAGATGACAACAAAAATGGCAAAGATACCTACAAGTTTGTCAATAATGTCACTTTCACATTCTATCACCTTTGCATCATACTTGTGGTTCTGAATAATCTCTGGAGCCATGTATAATGGTGAACCACATAGTGTGTCAGCCAAGTCTTGGGGCGGGAGGGATCTGGCAGACAGATGCATCCGGGCAATGCCCAAGTGCAAAACATATTTAGAAATACTTCTCGCCAATAACTTACTTTCAATTATTGCTAGAAAGAAGTGACCAAAGCTTTTAAACTCTTCCTGTGAACTCAACTGCTTCAGATAATTTTTAGCAAATCGAATTTTTGCTTTAGATAGGATTTGCGTAATTTTAATAAACTTCTCTACATAAACATCCAAACAGTTCATGCCGTCTCAAATTTCTCACAAGTTACATTTAGATATCTTCATCTCTCAGTAGTAGATGTTACTTTCATAAACCACATGTTATGAACGAAAGGTATGAATAACAAAGAGAACTCAGAGGCTGAtgttcaacaaaaaaaatattcttgTCACATGGTCAAGTTGAAGGCCAAACAATAGAATGAGCTTTTGGCTAAGCATCACACTACCAATGTAAAAGGAAATGACACAAGAAAACTTTTATTGGGTTCTTCTCGGCAAGCCAAATAAGTGGGATAATGATGTACTGGCATTGGTTGAATATGTTAGTTATGGACCACTCCATTATGAAACAGTTGTCATAGCAAGACCTCATAAAAACACCAGTAAACTAAACAAGTACACCATTTACTATACAGGCGGCAGACTTTTTACTTCAGTTGCAGCATTAAGTTCACAATGAATATGGAAAATGGCAATGCAAAAAGATTATTAAACTTTTACCTCGCAAAACCAAAATCCCCTATCTTCAGTAGTGGGGTTTCTTCAATGGTTGTGGACAAGAGTAAGTTCTGCAAGTTTTACCAGAAATCGACAA
The Prunus dulcis chromosome 2, ALMONDv2, whole genome shotgun sequence DNA segment above includes these coding regions:
- the LOC117617561 gene encoding protein LHY isoform X2: MESWKQLSVSNHHPLHINTTRAYHELEKEAHNKGVPAGQSIDIDIPPPRPKRKPSNPYPRKSCSAAPTWPTSHVAGKDGKLLSSTSSSHCKQVVDLEKEPLDERPTKEENRRNGKENQDENCSEVLTMLLEDHCSSVSSANKNSIPTQVALRNACTFREFVPSLKEVISQDVTNDSYVTTELNGNQNLKKNDAKKIVQDNGTSGASESQNTNAFHKKLVQGEKADDLNCALPTDGMQGTQTYPRNVPVHVLDGSLGACNQITPADMSFADIAFHPMGKVHGQPNLFANPTASTTTEHESNASRSSVHQSFPAFHPPFTPLHHGQKDYQSFLHMSSTFSSLIVSSLLQNPAAHAAASFAAAFWPYANAENTEDSPACSPGGFPSRQMNSPPSMAAIAAATVAAASAWWASHGLLPLCAPVQTAFSCPPVSMTAVPSMDTGEAPAANIERGENSLQIPSLQDQQVDPEHLEAVEAQHPASKSPSMSSSHSDNGGAEPNTVLKATADEKVVASTEEVNDSNNAKSRKQVDRSSCGSNTPSSSEVETDALEKQEKGKEELKEPDLNHPASDSTYRRSRSIINISDPWKEVSEEGRMAFQALFSREVLPQSFSPPPKDKEHQTTTEGKQNAEEKDEDASLLDLNKKTWVPFSCQLGVEKNVSPVGDNNAEGLLTIGLCQGKLKARRTGFKPYKRCSVEANENRAANAISHCEEKGPKRLRLEGEAQT
- the LOC117617561 gene encoding protein LHY isoform X1, which codes for MDTQLSGEDLVIKARKPYTITKQRERWTEEEHNRFLDALKLYGRAWQRIEEHIGTKTAVQIRSHAQKFFSKLEKEAHNKGVPAGQSIDIDIPPPRPKRKPSNPYPRKSCSAAPTWPTSHVAGKDGKLLSSTSSSHCKQVVDLEKEPLDERPTKEENRRNGKENQDENCSEVLTMLLEDHCSSVSSANKNSIPTQVALRNACTFREFVPSLKEVISQDVTNDSYVTTELNGNQNLKKNDAKKIVQDNGTSGASESQNTNAFHKKLVQGEKADDLNCALPTDGMQGTQTYPRNVPVHVLDGSLGACNQITPADMSFADIAFHPMGKVHGQPNLFANPTASTTTEHESNASRSSVHQSFPAFHPPFTPLHHGQKDYQSFLHMSSTFSSLIVSSLLQNPAAHAAASFAAAFWPYANAENTEDSPACSPGGFPSRQMNSPPSMAAIAAATVAAASAWWASHGLLPLCAPVQTAFSCPPVSMTAVPSMDTGEAPAANIERGENSLQIPSLQDQQVDPEHLEAVEAQHPASKSPSMSSSHSDNGGAEPNTVLKATADEKVVASTEEVNDSNNAKSRKQVDRSSCGSNTPSSSEVETDALEKQEKGKEELKEPDLNHPASDSTYRRSRSIINISDPWKEVSEEGRMAFQALFSREVLPQSFSPPPKDKEHQTTTEGKQNAEEKDEDASLLDLNKKTWVPFSCQLGVEKNVSPVGDNNAEGLLTIGLCQGKLKARRTGFKPYKRCSVEANENRAANAISHCEEKGPKRLRLEGEAQT
- the LOC117617562 gene encoding serine/threonine-protein kinase ATG1a isoform X1, producing MDFRDPNPNQSRLIGDYILGPKVGSGSFAVVWRSRHRQLGIEVAVKEIDKEQLSPKVSDSLLKEISILSTINHPNIIRLFEAIQTQDKIYLVLEYCDGGDLAAYIHRHGKVSENVAKHFMRQLAAGLQVLQEKHLIHRDLKPQNLLLSTTIEETPLLKIGDFGFARSLPPQDLADTLCGSPLYMAPEIIQNHKYDAKADLWSVGAILFQLVTGKPPFDGNCQLQLFQNILTSTGLRFPQGALEELHADCVDLCRSLLRQNPVERLSFTEFFNHKFLREASQAESAPRNVEHTSLLPPLKSMVEQSNSSVSDKRLQLNSKHPINSSSRNLSSDFPSAHNRKMLQRKDCGSTSSTRSVQGLVQDVACDRLRKSINQDPNIQDHLGVSDSMESIEKDYVMVNPHFASMESFSYYLETSLQLNSTTRASISGSKQNDRDISVAKKTEEQATSSIGVESSQTCGSAKSPTSCESILLLEVQGLSILHPSTRLHLLHQYAQVLADLSQEKDNAGLFLDSFSVQLVVLAIWKKALQICSTWSEAKELPEGSSANESSRVQGGAGLSPNASGSVDFSRPSSVSMWAEQGFIGAFDQAEKLSYRIQDMDGAAEVPDAMEIIFQKALVVGTRGAVDEYLENKGSAEALYSKAMLLLSFIAGEATSLPLNPPFSLTPANKKRIQQYIVNLESRRINFLKWQPAPVQSPDSRTK
- the LOC117617562 gene encoding serine/threonine-protein kinase ATG1a isoform X2, yielding MDFRDPNPNQSRLIGDYILGPKVGSGSFAVVWRSRHRQLGIEVAVKEIDKEQLSPKVSDSLLKEISILSTINHPNIIRLFEAIQTQDKIYLVLEYCDGGDLAAYIHRHGKVSENVAKHFMRQLAAGLQVLQEKHLIHRDLKPQNLLLSTTIEETPLLKIGDFGFARSLPPQDLADTLCGSPLYMAPEIIQNHKYDAKADLWSVGAILFQLVTGKPPFDGNCQLQLFQNILTSTGLRFPQGALEELHADCVDLCRSLLRQNPVERLSFTEFFNHKFLREASQAESAPRNVEHTSLLPPLKSMVEQSNSSVSDKRKMLQRKDCGSTSSTRSVQGLVQDVACDRLRKSINQDPNIQDHLGVSDSMESIEKDYVMVNPHFASMESFSYYLETSLQLNSTTRASISGSKQNDRDISVAKKTEEQATSSIGVESSQTCGSAKSPTSCESILLLEVQGLSILHPSTRLHLLHQYAQVLADLSQEKDNAGLFLDSFSVQLVVLAIWKKALQICSTWSEAKELPEGSSANESSRVQGGAGLSPNASGSVDFSRPSSVSMWAEQGFIGAFDQAEKLSYRIQDMDGAAEVPDAMEIIFQKALVVGTRGAVDEYLENKGSAEALYSKAMLLLSFIAGEATSLPLNPPFSLTPANKKRIQQYIVNLESRRINFLKWQPAPVQSPDSRTK